The following are from one region of the candidate division KSB1 bacterium genome:
- a CDS encoding isoprenylcysteine carboxyl methyltransferase, translating to MSGPQTFLLAVLAVLVVQRLLELWHARRNEQWLRQHGAVELGADHYGFIVALHTAFLPGLAVEGFLRGPQLHPYWPVILALLLTAQALRYWCLATLGRFWNTKILVIPAAPLIKRGPYRWCKHPNYGVVIAEIFFIPLLFQAWWTLITASLINLALLRVRIAVENKALACALQDDGNAAGAVVSKG from the coding sequence GTGAGCGGACCGCAAACATTCCTGCTTGCGGTGCTTGCGGTGCTGGTGGTGCAGCGGCTGCTCGAGCTGTGGCATGCCCGGCGCAACGAGCAGTGGCTGCGCCAACACGGAGCGGTGGAACTCGGTGCCGATCATTATGGTTTTATTGTAGCGCTGCACACCGCTTTTTTGCCCGGCCTGGCCGTGGAGGGATTCCTGCGCGGACCACAGTTGCATCCCTACTGGCCGGTGATTCTGGCTTTGCTTCTGACGGCCCAGGCACTGCGCTATTGGTGCCTGGCCACACTCGGTCGTTTTTGGAACACGAAGATTCTGGTGATTCCCGCCGCGCCTTTGATCAAGCGCGGGCCATACCGCTGGTGCAAGCATCCCAATTATGGCGTGGTCATTGCTGAGATTTTTTTCATTCCATTGCTTTTTCAGGCGTGGTGGACTTTGATAACTGCTTCATTGATCAATCTTGCGTTGTTGCGAGTGCGCATTGCCGTCGAGAATAAGGCGCTGGCGTGCGCTTTGCAGGATGACGGGAATGCTGCCGGCGCTGTCGTAAGCAAGGGCTGA
- a CDS encoding type III polyketide synthase gives MPLLVGIETIVPPFVYRQEVAGDFARQLFGGSVLNVARLLPIFKHAEIEQRHFCMPAEWYGQDHRFSEKNRLYTEQAVALATEAVRRLCAQHRLAPEEIDHVFFVSSTGIATPSIDAHLVNTLPLRSSVRRSPLWGLGCAGGVAGLSRAADWLKAYPDRRAVVIALELCSLTFIRRDLSKSNFVATSLFADGAAAALLLGDACPHDQTPAIQILASNAITWRNSLEVMGWEMHDDGLKVLFSRDIPTIVRESARPAIEQFLAAQGMAVKDISAFLSHPGGAKVIAAYAEALEIPPHKTKYMRQVLRDYGNMSSATVLFVWHEYLQSSDYKSGSHILATTLGPGFSTEMILGRCL, from the coding sequence GTGCCTTTGCTGGTTGGTATCGAGACCATCGTGCCGCCTTTTGTTTACCGTCAGGAAGTCGCAGGTGATTTTGCCCGCCAGCTTTTTGGGGGCTCTGTCCTCAATGTTGCCCGCCTCTTGCCCATTTTTAAACATGCTGAAATCGAACAGCGCCATTTTTGCATGCCGGCGGAATGGTACGGCCAGGATCACCGTTTCAGCGAGAAAAACCGACTGTACACCGAGCAGGCGGTGGCGCTGGCCACTGAAGCCGTGCGCCGGCTGTGTGCGCAACATCGGCTCGCGCCGGAGGAAATCGATCACGTTTTCTTCGTTTCCAGCACCGGCATCGCCACTCCCAGCATTGATGCCCATCTCGTCAACACGCTGCCTTTGCGGTCTTCGGTCAGGCGTTCTCCGCTTTGGGGCCTGGGTTGTGCCGGCGGGGTGGCGGGTTTATCCCGCGCCGCCGACTGGTTGAAAGCCTATCCGGACAGGCGCGCCGTGGTGATCGCGCTGGAATTGTGCAGCCTGACTTTCATCCGCCGGGATCTCTCAAAAAGCAATTTCGTTGCCACCTCGCTGTTTGCAGATGGTGCCGCCGCCGCCTTGTTGCTCGGTGATGCCTGTCCGCATGACCAGACGCCTGCAATCCAGATTCTGGCCTCCAACGCCATCACTTGGCGCAATTCGCTGGAAGTGATGGGCTGGGAAATGCACGATGACGGCTTGAAGGTGCTGTTCTCCAGGGATATTCCAACCATCGTGCGGGAATCGGCGCGGCCCGCCATTGAGCAGTTTCTGGCCGCCCAGGGCATGGCAGTAAAGGACATTTCTGCTTTCCTTTCGCATCCCGGTGGCGCCAAAGTGATCGCGGCTTACGCGGAAGCGCTCGAGATTCCACCGCACAAGACAAAATACATGCGGCAGGTCTTGCGCGACTACGGCAACATGTCAAGCGCGACCGTGCTCTTCGTCTGGCACGAGTATTTGCAATCGTCCGATTACAAAAGCGGAAGCCACATCCTGGCGACCACGCTCGGACCGGGCTTCTCCACGGAAATGATCCTGGGGCGCTGCCTGTGA
- a CDS encoding RNA polymerase sigma factor RpoD/SigA gives MAKKRKVTESRTKQSIEKYLEEIGGYSPLAPEEEVELARQIRKSNGKALDKLVKANLRFVISVAKEYQGQGLPLQDLISEGNLGLIKAAQRFDETRGFKFISYAVWWIRQSILQALAEQSRVVRLPLNRVGAINKVGRALEELEKRFGREPSMEEIAEKMELTAYEVADVLKTSARHLSLDEPFKEEEGNSLLDVIESDRYAPPDEGLMQESLQVEIDKVLSTLKPREAEIIRLYFGLDGDRPLTLEEIGEHFKLTRERVRQIKEKALRRLRHRSRLEPLRKYLG, from the coding sequence ATGGCCAAGAAACGCAAAGTAACCGAAAGCCGGACCAAACAGTCGATTGAGAAATATCTCGAAGAGATTGGTGGATATTCCCCACTGGCTCCCGAAGAGGAAGTGGAACTGGCGCGCCAGATCCGCAAGAGCAATGGCAAGGCCCTGGATAAACTGGTGAAAGCCAACCTGCGCTTTGTCATCAGCGTTGCCAAGGAATATCAGGGCCAGGGATTGCCGCTGCAGGATCTGATCAGCGAAGGCAACCTCGGTCTGATCAAAGCCGCGCAGCGCTTCGATGAAACCCGGGGCTTCAAATTCATCTCCTATGCAGTCTGGTGGATTCGCCAATCGATTCTGCAGGCGCTCGCCGAGCAAAGCCGGGTCGTGCGTCTGCCCCTCAACCGCGTGGGTGCCATCAACAAGGTCGGCCGCGCGCTGGAAGAGCTGGAGAAGCGCTTCGGCCGCGAGCCCAGCATGGAGGAGATCGCCGAAAAGATGGAACTGACTGCCTATGAGGTGGCGGACGTGTTGAAAACTTCCGCACGCCATCTTTCGCTCGACGAGCCTTTCAAGGAAGAAGAGGGAAACAGTCTGCTCGATGTCATCGAAAGCGACCGCTATGCTCCGCCGGATGAAGGATTGATGCAGGAGTCCCTGCAGGTGGAAATCGACAAAGTCCTGTCCACCCTCAAGCCGCGCGAAGCCGAAATCATCCGGCTCTACTTCGGTTTGGATGGCGACCGGCCTTTGACCCTGGAGGAGATTGGCGAACACTTCAAGCTGACGCGTGAGCGTGTACGTCAGATCAAAGAAAAGGCCCTGCGCCGGCTGCGGCACCGCTCCCGTCTGGAACCCCTGCGCAAATATTTGGGCTGA
- the rpsU gene encoding 30S ribosomal protein S21, whose amino-acid sequence MVRVTVGAKESLDRAIVRFKRKCDRAGVLRDFRKSTYYLKPSQRRRMRRENAIRRANRLRMR is encoded by the coding sequence ATGGTCCGAGTTACTGTTGGCGCAAAAGAGTCGCTTGACCGCGCGATCGTCCGGTTCAAGCGCAAATGTGATCGCGCGGGTGTGTTGCGGGATTTCAGAAAGTCAACCTACTATCTCAAACCCAGCCAGCGCAGGCGCATGCGTCGGGAAAACGCCATTCGCAGAGCAAATCGACTGCGGATGCGCTAA
- a CDS encoding ATP-binding protein, with product MQVPPIPIRHRLFTRLLISHIFLVTIPLLITGQILIHTAQQAIRETILDRNLQFARRSSSLISATLGRAHDILRINAQSPAFSGNDRMGQELIINKIVREFPIFKKISLLDTLGRVIRSTAFGVPRGHSVDPDLLTAIRNNKSHTSPVYISDEKLPLMDIAEPVLVFDEVSACLLAEVDLKEIWALVDSNRVGPRSEAFIFRSDGQYIAHTDRRQVLERQRFEEAAIVAAAIAGKSGSHTYVDRHGVEMLAAYAPIAGQRWATVIQQPTREAFAPSRVMEMQIFLLMAGSALVAALIAAVYTRQIVKPVNELINGITEISRGGLKHQIRRLGRDEISTLALHFNAMTRRLRRFQDRLKRAERLETLNKLSSVLSHEIRNPLNAMVINLQLMRREFHRPEIDPQKLEHYHQILAAEIRRVDDLVSNFLMIARPPKLEKSEQCLNDLLDELVKMETPAALQRGVRVERDYRVSNLRVQLDPNRMHQVFLNIFINAVQAMPGGGRLIIGLDLVNRRSLEDTRRPYAVVWFRDTGKGIPRENLNRIFDFYFSTKKRGTGIGLALALQIVEEHGGTIRVESEVGRGSNFIIYLPA from the coding sequence ATGCAGGTCCCCCCAATCCCCATTCGACATCGGCTCTTCACCCGCCTGCTGATTTCGCATATTTTTTTGGTGACCATTCCCCTGTTGATCACCGGCCAGATTCTCATTCATACGGCGCAACAGGCCATCCGCGAGACCATTCTCGATCGCAACCTGCAGTTTGCCCGCCGCTCCTCCTCCCTGATCAGCGCCACGCTCGGGCGCGCACATGACATTCTGCGCATCAATGCCCAAAGCCCGGCGTTCTCCGGCAACGACCGCATGGGGCAGGAATTGATCATCAACAAGATCGTGCGCGAGTTTCCCATCTTCAAAAAGATTTCGCTGCTCGATACCCTCGGCCGGGTGATCCGCTCGACGGCCTTCGGCGTGCCGCGGGGTCACTCGGTCGATCCGGATCTGCTCACCGCCATCCGCAACAACAAAAGCCACACCTCGCCGGTGTACATCTCCGATGAAAAATTGCCGCTGATGGACATCGCCGAGCCGGTGCTGGTCTTTGATGAGGTCAGCGCCTGCCTGCTCGCCGAAGTCGACCTGAAGGAAATCTGGGCGCTGGTGGACAGCAATCGCGTCGGTCCCAGGAGCGAGGCCTTCATCTTTCGTTCCGACGGCCAGTACATCGCACACACCGACCGCCGGCAGGTGCTGGAGCGCCAGCGCTTCGAGGAAGCTGCCATCGTTGCGGCTGCCATCGCCGGTAAAAGCGGCAGTCACACCTACGTCGATCGTCACGGCGTCGAGATGCTGGCAGCTTATGCCCCCATTGCCGGGCAGCGGTGGGCCACGGTGATCCAACAGCCCACCCGCGAGGCCTTCGCCCCCTCACGCGTCATGGAGATGCAGATTTTTTTGCTGATGGCGGGCAGCGCCCTGGTGGCGGCGCTTATCGCAGCCGTCTACACCAGACAAATCGTCAAGCCGGTGAATGAGCTGATCAACGGCATCACGGAAATCTCCCGGGGCGGCCTGAAACACCAAATTCGGCGCCTCGGCCGGGATGAGATCAGCACTCTGGCGTTGCATTTCAATGCGATGACACGGCGCTTGCGCCGCTTTCAAGACCGCCTGAAGCGGGCCGAACGGCTGGAGACCCTCAACAAGCTCTCTTCGGTGCTGTCGCATGAAATTCGCAATCCGCTTAACGCCATGGTGATCAACCTGCAGTTGATGCGGCGGGAGTTTCACAGACCCGAAATCGATCCGCAAAAGCTCGAACATTATCATCAAATCCTGGCTGCGGAAATCCGGCGGGTCGATGATCTGGTGAGCAATTTCCTGATGATCGCTCGGCCGCCCAAACTCGAAAAATCCGAGCAATGCCTCAACGATCTGCTCGATGAACTGGTCAAAATGGAAACCCCGGCGGCGCTGCAACGAGGCGTGCGCGTGGAGCGTGACTATCGCGTCAGCAATTTGCGCGTACAACTGGACCCCAACCGGATGCATCAGGTCTTCCTCAACATTTTCATCAATGCAGTGCAAGCCATGCCCGGCGGCGGCCGGCTGATCATTGGTCTCGACCTGGTGAACCGCCGGTCGCTTGAGGACACCCGCCGGCCTTATGCTGTGGTTTGGTTTCGTGACACCGGCAAAGGCATTCCCAGGGAAAATCTGAACCGGATTTTTGATTTTTATTTTTCAACCAAAAAAAGAGGCACCGGGATAGGCTTGGCTTTGGCTTTGCAAATCGTGGAGGAGCATGGCGGCACCATTCGGGTGGAGAGCGAAGTGGGGCGGGGCAGCAATTTCATCATCTATCTGCCGGCATGA
- a CDS encoding ABC transporter substrate-binding protein — protein sequence MRQTYLARRLVCGLSLLWLLAGAGGMPATAQPGFFAPRAVVVGLLTGEQDVRRLALHTRAGDFLVAETGDASPFSMVAGKTNNLFLTFKPSAFSAPLSQVPSARPPTGVEYRFFTSERSLVSEIILGNIDYAVLTSKASAEEIQNTGSIYQIVPLPPDRNTVDLICYNYAHPLLRDLAVRRALGHAIDRKKFLRQVLSGEADLARGPFEKESIYYTSAVREVKYDPRLAIALLEAAGWGRMNREHIRIRNNRPLRFRLFFQEGVKLKEQLARQIKIDWNQIGIDVIPEPLSAAALNDSVQSGRFDAVLLQHRFADSPASLLEFFGDGSGSGRLGYRSEPYWHTQTLLRNFTRQEDIRTATMRLQLILAEDQPATFLFHPWLVWHIINAAGFADYLNGNGRPKPFFEWRVR from the coding sequence TTGCGCCAAACATACCTTGCCCGCCGCCTGGTGTGTGGCTTGTCTCTGCTCTGGCTGCTCGCCGGTGCCGGGGGAATGCCGGCCACGGCGCAGCCGGGTTTCTTCGCCCCGCGAGCCGTGGTGGTGGGGCTGTTGACTGGCGAGCAGGACGTGCGCCGGCTTGCGCTGCACACCCGCGCCGGTGATTTTTTGGTTGCGGAAACCGGTGATGCCAGCCCCTTTTCCATGGTTGCCGGCAAGACCAACAATCTTTTCCTCACCTTTAAGCCTTCGGCATTCAGCGCACCGCTTTCGCAGGTGCCCAGTGCGCGGCCTCCCACCGGTGTCGAATATCGTTTTTTTACCAGCGAGCGCAGCCTGGTTTCGGAGATCATCCTGGGCAACATCGACTACGCCGTGCTCACCAGCAAGGCTTCCGCCGAGGAGATCCAAAACACCGGTTCCATCTATCAAATCGTGCCGCTGCCGCCCGACCGCAATACCGTTGATCTGATCTGTTACAATTACGCGCACCCGCTGTTGCGTGATTTGGCGGTGCGCCGTGCGCTCGGCCATGCCATTGACCGCAAGAAGTTTCTGCGCCAGGTGCTCTCCGGCGAAGCGGATTTGGCGCGCGGGCCTTTCGAAAAGGAAAGCATCTACTATACCTCGGCGGTACGGGAAGTGAAATATGACCCCCGCCTCGCGATCGCACTGCTGGAGGCCGCGGGCTGGGGCCGGATGAACCGGGAACACATTCGCATCCGCAACAACCGGCCGCTGCGTTTTCGCCTGTTTTTCCAGGAGGGTGTGAAGCTGAAGGAGCAACTCGCCCGCCAAATCAAAATCGACTGGAATCAAATCGGTATCGACGTCATTCCCGAACCGCTCAGTGCCGCGGCGCTGAATGATTCGGTGCAAAGCGGCCGCTTTGATGCCGTGTTGCTGCAGCATCGTTTCGCGGATTCGCCCGCGAGCCTGCTGGAGTTTTTTGGCGATGGTTCCGGCAGCGGCCGGCTGGGCTACCGCAGCGAGCCTTACTGGCACACCCAGACGCTCCTGCGCAACTTCACGCGGCAGGAGGACATTCGGACGGCAACCATGCGACTGCAGTTGATTTTGGCGGAAGATCAGCCCGCCACCTTTCTGTTTCATCCCTGGCTGGTGTGGCATATCATCAACGCCGCGGGTTTTGCCGACTATCTCAACGGCAACGGCAGGCCCAAACCTTTTTTTGAATGGCGGGTGCGCTGA
- the ltaE gene encoding low-specificity L-threonine aldolase — MSVVDLRSDTVTQPTPAMRRAMAEAEVGDDVYGEDPTVNRLQEYVAQLLGKEAALFVPSGTMANQIAIHCHTQPGDELICEAQSHILDYELGGAAALSGVSARPLAGDAGVITAAQIEAAIRPPVYYFPRTRLVVLENTHNLAGGTIWPLAEMEKIRELAARNSLRTHLDGARLWNACAASGLAPSRYAGLCDSVSVCFSKGLGAPVGSALAGTQEFIAAARRCRKRFGGGMRQAGILAAAALFALEHNRDRLAEDHAHAAQLARALADMPEVRVDLTRVQTNIVMIDISDPAHEAATLSEALKHEGVWLSPAGKRRLRAVTHLQITAADITRVIDAFRRVLQNRK; from the coding sequence ATGTCCGTGGTGGATCTGCGCAGCGACACAGTAACGCAACCGACGCCGGCGATGCGCCGTGCAATGGCCGAGGCCGAGGTGGGAGATGATGTTTATGGCGAAGATCCCACGGTCAATCGCCTGCAGGAATATGTCGCGCAACTGCTCGGCAAGGAGGCCGCCCTGTTCGTGCCGAGCGGAACCATGGCCAATCAGATCGCCATTCACTGCCACACCCAACCTGGCGATGAGTTGATCTGCGAGGCACAGTCGCACATTCTCGATTATGAGCTGGGTGGCGCCGCGGCGTTGAGCGGCGTGTCGGCGCGCCCCCTCGCCGGTGATGCGGGAGTGATCACCGCCGCGCAGATCGAAGCCGCAATCCGGCCGCCGGTTTACTATTTTCCCCGCACGCGGCTGGTGGTGCTGGAAAACACCCATAACCTCGCGGGCGGTACGATCTGGCCTTTGGCGGAAATGGAGAAGATTCGCGAGCTGGCCGCGCGCAACTCCCTGCGCACGCACCTGGATGGTGCGCGGCTGTGGAATGCGTGTGCCGCCAGCGGTTTGGCCCCCAGCCGGTATGCCGGATTGTGTGATTCAGTTTCGGTTTGTTTCTCCAAGGGATTGGGCGCGCCGGTGGGTTCGGCATTGGCCGGCACTCAGGAGTTTATTGCAGCCGCGCGGCGTTGCCGCAAAAGATTTGGCGGCGGCATGCGGCAGGCGGGAATTCTGGCGGCGGCGGCGTTGTTCGCGCTCGAGCACAATCGTGATCGTCTGGCGGAGGACCACGCACATGCCGCACAACTGGCACGGGCGCTGGCGGACATGCCGGAAGTGCGGGTGGATTTGACGCGGGTGCAAACCAACATCGTCATGATCGACATCAGCGATCCGGCGCACGAGGCTGCGACGCTCAGCGAGGCCCTGAAACACGAAGGAGTTTGGCTTTCACCCGCGGGCAAACGCCGTCTGCGGGCAGTGACACACCTGCAGATCACCGCCGCCGACATCACACGGGTAATCGACGCTTTTCGGCGCGTGCTGCAGAACCGGAAGTAA
- the ubiA gene encoding putative 4-hydroxybenzoate polyprenyltransferase: MQLATVMRFVKLEHTLFSLPLIFSGAILAANGLISGRLALLMLLAAVGARTVALALNRIIDHKIDKLNARTAGRELPSGRMTLAQAVAVMLSGLVLYFVSAGLIGRFCLQWSPLPLAIFLFYPYMKRFTPLAHFGVGLGLAMAPLAGWVAVTQSLHNLFPGLLFALFALLWVAGFDIIYATLDEEFDRRARLHSLPAALGRTRALRVSALLHAMAFVVLLLIFALYLRSWPAFPFLAAAGFLLYLEQAKASDVELAFFKINAVLGFVILVMVLVGVHFP; this comes from the coding sequence GTGCAGCTTGCCACAGTGATGCGCTTTGTCAAACTCGAGCATACATTGTTTTCCCTGCCGTTGATTTTCAGCGGGGCGATACTGGCGGCGAACGGTCTGATTTCGGGGCGACTGGCATTGCTGATGTTGCTCGCTGCGGTCGGGGCGCGCACCGTTGCCCTGGCGCTGAATCGCATCATCGACCACAAAATCGACAAACTCAATGCCCGCACGGCCGGGCGTGAGCTGCCGTCCGGTCGCATGACGCTGGCGCAGGCTGTGGCAGTAATGCTCAGCGGGCTGGTCCTGTATTTCGTGAGCGCGGGCTTGATCGGCCGCTTTTGCCTGCAGTGGTCGCCGCTGCCGCTCGCCATTTTTCTTTTTTATCCCTACATGAAACGGTTTACCCCCCTGGCCCACTTCGGGGTGGGTCTGGGGCTGGCAATGGCGCCGTTGGCAGGCTGGGTGGCGGTCACCCAATCACTGCACAATCTCTTTCCCGGGTTGTTGTTCGCGCTGTTTGCGCTGCTGTGGGTGGCAGGCTTCGACATCATCTATGCCACGCTGGACGAGGAATTCGACCGCCGGGCACGCCTGCATTCGCTGCCGGCGGCACTGGGCCGCACGCGCGCCCTGCGCGTCTCGGCTCTGCTGCATGCGATGGCGTTCGTGGTTTTACTCCTGATTTTTGCGCTCTATCTTCGCTCCTGGCCGGCGTTTCCCTTTCTGGCCGCTGCCGGCTTCCTGCTTTATCTCGAGCAGGCCAAAGCCAGTGATGTGGAGCTGGCCTTTTTCAAAATCAACGCCGTGCTGGGCTTCGTGATCCTGGTGATGGTTCTCGTAGGAGTTCATTTTCCGTGA